From a region of the Alnus glutinosa chromosome 1, dhAlnGlut1.1, whole genome shotgun sequence genome:
- the LOC133851125 gene encoding uncharacterized protein LOC133851125: MGNYISCTLATPLIKNNKAARVIFPGGEIRHCRETVKAAELMLERPNFFLVNSRSLHIGRRFSALAADEELEFGNVYIMFPMKRVNSIVTAADMAALFMAANSAAKRISSDGGKQEVGETAEESGSRLSLEGVEEFAAPEFKFRLSVCRSRKPGLETITEEPICSR, encoded by the coding sequence ATGGGGAACTATATTTCGTGCACTCTCGCCACCCCTTTGATCAAGAACAACAAGGCAGCAAGGGTGATCTTCCCGGGCGGCGAAATCCGGCACTGCCGCGAAACCGTCAAGGCCGCCGAGCTCATGCTTGAGCGCCCCAACTTTTTCCTGGTCAACTCTCGGTCCCTGCACATTGGCAGGAGATTCTCCGCCCTCGCCGCCGACGAGGAGTTGGAGTTTGGCAACGTGTACATCATGTTTCCCATGAAGAGAGTCAACTCTATAGTCACGGCAGCCGACATGGCGGCTCTTTTCATGGCAGCCAACTCGGCGGCCAAGCGGATATCCAGTGACGGTGGAAAGCAAGAGGTGGGGGAGACGGCGGAGGAAAGTGGTTCGAGATTGAGTTTGGAGGGAGTGGAGGAGTTTGCAGCGCCGGAGTTCAAGTTCAGGTTATCGGTGTGCAGGTCAAGGAAGCCGGGGTTGGAGACGATTACAGAAGAGCCAATTTGTTCAAGATAA
- the LOC133851036 gene encoding GDSL esterase/lipase 6 produces the protein MEKFFVILLIFVLSTLDVLVSSTSSPAIFSFGDSILDAGNNRFLKNCTARADFPPYGSSYFPHPTGRFTNGRTVPDFISEFLGIGFQKPYLELNVAVVNGSLKYYPSNGVNFASGGSGVLPGTDKAEGVIPLQEQLQQFVTMVEQNQIDRTLIQKSLFLFESGSNDIFDFFVPTKPPMDPEAYVKLLLSSVTNFVEKIYSLGACRIVLFSLGPVGCAPGRAMLPGSPTDRCDENINAMVRSYNHGLEEMAKHIHINHPGSVGTYAAVYDIVHHFRIFPRFFGFLDVSSACCGGGSLGGEKQCGIGNYTMCSNPNEFLFWDLFHPTQHAYELIAKALWGGWLAHVRPFNLRALANIYLIPV, from the exons atggagaaatTCTTTGTTATACTCCTAATATTTGTCCTTTCTACACTAGACGTTCTAGTTTCTTCAACCTCTTCTCCGGCAATCTTCAGTTTTGGCGACTCCATCTTGGATGCCGGTAACAACCGCTTCCTCAAGAACTGCACTGCCCGGGCAGATTTCCCACCTTATGGATCAAGCTACTTCCCCCACCCCACCGGCAGGTTCACTAATGGAAGAACAGTACCTGACTTCATTT CCGAGTTCCTTGGCATTGGTTTCCAGAAACCATACCTGGAGTTAAACGTCGCCGTTGTGAATGGAAGTCTCAAGTATTATCCCAGCAATGGAGTCAATTTTGCTAGTGGTGGCAGTGGGGTTTTGCCGGGCACAGATAAGGCTGAA GGAGTCATCCCACTCCAAGAACAGCTGCAACAATTTGTAACAATGGTGGAGCAAAATCAGATTGATAGAACTTTGATCCAAAAGTCTCTCTTCTTGTTTGAGTCCGGTTCTAATGACATATTCGACTTCTTTGTACCTACTAAGCCTCCAATGGATCCAGAAGCCTACGTGAAACTCCTGCTTTCTTCAGTgacaaattttgttgaaaagaTTTACAGCCTTGGCGCTTGTcggattgttttattttctctgGGTCCGGTCGGTTGTGCTCCGGGAAGAGCTATGTTGCCGGGTTCACCGACTGACAGGTGTGATGAAAACATTAATGCAATGGTCCGAAGCTACAACCATGGCTTGGAAGAAATGGCTAAACACATTCACATTAACCATCCCGGTTCTGTTGGAACATATGCCGCAGTTTATGATATTGTCCATCATTTCCGAATATTTCCAAGATTCTTCG GTTTTTTGGACGTATCAAGTGCATGCTGTGGAGGCGGGAGTCTGGGAGGAGAAAAGCAATGTGGGATAGGGAATTATACGATGTGTTCAAACCCTAATGAGTTCTTGTTCTGGGATTTATTCCATCCAACACAGCATGCTTATGAACTCATCGCAAAGGCCTTGTGGGGCGGATGGTTAGCTCACGTTAGGCCATTTAATTTGAGGGCACTTGCTAATATCTACCTCATTCCTGTTTGA
- the LOC133851211 gene encoding glycine-rich protein DOT1: protein MGGKGGGGGGAKGSGGGGGTGAAGKGSGGVGGGGGGSSKGGGSGGMMVAPGSGGGAHISRDTFESNPQGYFSGLHSGEKGTK, encoded by the coding sequence ATGGGCGGCAAAGGCGGTGGCGGAGGAGGTGCCAAAGGAAGTGGTGGTGGAGGAGGTACTGGAGCTGCTGGCAAAGGTAGTGGTGGTGTTGGTGGTGGCGGCGGCGGTTCCTCAAAGGGTGGTGGCAGTGGTGGCATGATGGTTGCTCCGGGCAGTGGAGGAGGAGCCCATATCTCAAGGGATACTTTTGAGAGCAACCCCCAAGGCTATTTTTCTGGCCTGCACTCTGGTGAAAAAGGAACCAAATAG